GTGAAGGAGATCTTGCGGATCTTGGGGTGCTCGGTGACCCAAGGACCCAGACTGTCATCTCCCAACACAATCGACACAACACCTGGTGGCAAGTGCTTGTTGAACAGCTCAACACATCTGACGTCGCACAGAGGTGTGAAAGGTGAAGGCTTGATAATGATTGTGTTTCCCGTGAGGACAGCCGGAATGATCTTCCAGATCATCAGAAGCACGGGGAAGTTCCATGGCACGATGCCAGCAGTGACACCCAGTGGGACATACTGCTCAATGGCCTTGGTCTCATCGCTCTCCCATACGACCTTCTCTTTGATCTCCATGTTTGGCATACGCTCGAACCACTCATTGACGAGGTCGACCTCGCCCTGCGCAAATGGTTTGGCCTTGCCTTGCTCAAGCACGAGCAGATCGGCGAGGTCTGCGGTGAGGCTCTTGTATTCCTTGCCTACAGCCTGAATAGCCTTTGCACGCTCCGCCCAGCTCGTCTTCGACCATGACTGGAATGCCTTCGCCGCATGTTCGACGGCTTCgtcgagtacctcgcgggtTGCAATGGGGACTGAAGCAACCGCCTTCTCGGTCGCGGGGTTGATGACATCCAAGGTCTTCGCACCCTTGGCATCGTAGGACTTGCCGTTGATGATGTGGGAGAATGATCCCTGCAGAAGCTTTGGAGACGACATTTTTGATGGTAATGGGTTGTTTGTGTGGTGGGAGAGAACAGACAGGGACATAGAGAATGAATCATGATACAATGATAGCTCTATTACCTCGGGCTCACTCACCCCTCCCACGTCATAGGCGACCAGTGCCCCCCACTACCAAAAAAAGGCGGAGGACTGCTGACATTTGTTACAGCTGGCAAAGCTGGCAATTCGCTCCGAAAGGTCCTTCCGTTGTCATTCGCTTCCTACGATGGCTCTTATTCCCGGTGTCGAATATCAGATTAATGAGCAGCCGAGGGCTGTGACAGTCCAGACATTGGACACTTACTAGACGACCATGCGTTGATGACACAATCGGACTGCCCCTATGGGACAGAGTACAAAATTCGTTATCACCTAGGGCCAGTAGGAGGCATTGTGCTGTATGTCATTGCATCTTACGTGCAAAGAGACTTTGTCCTGTGCGAGGGCCGTGCGATGGGTGAACAAAAATTGCCGCTACAAGCCGAACCAGCCAGTATCTCGTCCTTTGCCGTGTCAAACGCGCGCAGAATCATCCTGGCTATAGTGGTGTTGAATGTCGTTCACGTCTCTTGGAACTTGCACGCATCCATCGCAACCAAACTTGTATTCCATTGCCCTCTGACGTCTGCCAAGTGGAAGTCTACGTCCTGAGATCTTTGCGAACGTTCGTTTTCAAGTATCCCAATACTGCGCTGGTCGTGTCTTCATGCTTGTACAGTAGGTGGTGGAGGTCGAGTCCTTTAGAGGAGATTGTGATGCCATTGGGCAAGTGTTCGAGTACGCCTGTCAGCCACTGCCTGATCCAAGGCACATTGGGCCTATCAGCATGGACTACCATCAGTATCCGTCGGCCTGGGAGAGAATACCCATCGCTGGTGACAGCATGATTGTGCCACTCGTGGGGAGAAGCGAAGGAGATGGAGCAGGAGAGAGCGTGAAGTAAGCGGCCAACCTCGTTTCGGACATGCCGCTTTCTGCCACGAGTCAGGCCGTGATCATCAGGCCACCTTGCTCCGGGACAATCTCAGGTGCCTTGACCAATATCGAACAGCAGCAAAGACGTCTGTTCATTACTGCTATCACCGCAAAATGTTTCGGCTCTGGTAGAGTGTGGCACAGACGCCGTCGGGAGAGCCGCAAATGAAGAGCTTGATGTTGGCCAATTGGAATTGGGACCAAGCAGTCATGCAGTACCGTCGCGTTGACAGTGCGCTAGGTATAATAGTGCTTCCCTCACAACCTTTAGCAGCCATCACAGCGTACGAGAAGACCGGCCCCTCAAGTACGATGCATCCTCCAGCGGACGATTCATGTTGGGGAGCTGCAGCCGCCCAACTTGATATCTAGACCATGGCTTCAGGCATCCTCCAACGCGCGTGTGACAGGCGTATCTGACATCTTGCGCCTAGGAGTCCGATTTCATGCGCGCCAAAGCATCTTGCTGTGCAGCAGCGAGGTCGTAGTCGTAGATGTTGGAACCCCACGTCGGTAGCTTCTCTGCCATACGGCCCACGTCCATGCCAACATCCGGAAGTCGACCAGTGAACAGCTTCGCAGCCCATATACTGGACTCAGCGATGCCTGATCTTCGAGGGCGGCGTAAGGTGTCGTATACACCGAACGTACGGGAGATATCTTCCTTCCTCGAACATGAGCCCAGGACGGTCGAGAGCATGAGGGCATCCTCGATGGCTTGGCCTGCACCAGCTCCCTGGAAAGGAGGAAACGATTGTGCTGCATCTCCGGCGATGCACATGTTGCCTTTGCAATATGTCGGGGTTTCCAAGTGGATCCTCCCACCCGCAGCAAACAGCTTAGGCTGCTCAGTAAAGACCTGGGTGGGATACGCGAGTGAGTGAAGAGCGATGAATTGCATGATGCGGGAAAGCTCATACCTTTTTCATAGCTTTGCCAATGTCGCCCCAGTCAGCGAGATCGCTCTTCAGCCTGTCCTTATCCCACTCCACAAAGGGACTTCGGTGCGGCCATGGTCCGGCGTCTGATCTACCTGCAATCACCTGCATAGCCTCACCTTTCTCGACATGGTCAGTAAGAAGAAATCCGCCAGCTCCTACCCAGCCGTACTGAGTCCGCAAGCTGCAGTAGTCCTCGCCAAAGGCCTTCTTGGCGGCCTCAAGCGGGATAACGACACGATGATTGTAGCCATTTGTGAACACTGGCTTTGCAGCAGGATGATCTTCGCCGAGGACAGCCTGACGGACGATGCTGTTGATGCCATCACACCCTACCAGAGCATCAGCCTCGTAGGTTGTGCCATCCTCGAACCGTAGCCGAACGCGGTCGTCACTACCATGAAGTGCTTCCACAGAGGCGAGCTTCTTGCCAAACTCAAGCACGCCGTCTGGAATTCGCTTCCGCAGTTGTCGCCAGAACGAGGTTCGGTGAACAACAATCTGCGCCACCTTGGGACGAATGTCGCCAACATGACGACCAGAGTCCGGGCCGGTTCCCTGCACAGTTGTTGTCAGCACCGACAAGGTTGTGTAGGCCAAAGGGAAGCATCGTGTAGATTTACAATCATGATGCGGACTGAGGGATCCATTCGCGTTCCGCCGGCCTCGTCAAGAGCTTCCCGTAGGCTTGGCGACATGAGCTTGAGTGCTTCTTGCGCGTTCATGCCAAGCCCAATAGCTGCACCTTCCTCACGGAGTTCGGGCGCTGCCTCAAATATCTTGACTTCCCATTGTGGATGACTGGTCGTGAGCGAGTGCGCGAGACACAGACTGGCGATGCCGCCAC
Above is a window of Fulvia fulva chromosome 6, complete sequence DNA encoding:
- a CDS encoding 6-methylsalicylic acid decarboxylase atA, whose amino-acid sequence is MFVIETAPGVRILQLLPTLHSHSLVICRQVSDIGTHKRALQATMAPLKIAISGGGIASLCLAHSLTTSHPQWEVKIFEAAPELREEGAAIGLGMNAQEALKLMSPSLREALDEAGGTRMDPSVRIMIGTGPDSGRHVGDIRPKVAQIVVHRTSFWRQLRKRIPDGVLEFGKKLASVEALHGSDDRVRLRFEDGTTYEADALVGCDGINSIVRQAVLGEDHPAAKPVFTNGYNHRVVIPLEAAKKAFGEDYCSLRTQYGWVGAGGFLLTDHVEKGEAMQVIAGRSDAGPWPHRSPFVEWDKDRLKSDLADWGDIGKAMKKVFTEQPKLFAAGGRIHLETPTYCKGNMCIAGDAAQSFPPFQGAGAGQAIEDALMLSTVLGSCSRKEDISRTFGVYDTLRRPRRSGIAESSIWAAKLFTGRLPDVGMDVGRMAEKLPTWGSNIYDYDLAAAQQDALARMKSDS